In Campylobacter sp., the DNA window GGACGTAAGGATAAAATCCGATCCACGTAATCGTAGGAAGCCCGTCTATTACCGTAGGCACGAATACCTTGCCCTCGACTAGCTCCATCACGCCCTTGCCCACGAATACGACGGACATATAAAAGATAATGACTGATGTAGCGATGAAAAATGGCTTGATGGCGATTTTAAGCGAGAATTTTTTGATGACGATATAAACTATAATAAGAGCCGCCAGACCCGCTACAAAGCCTGCTGCTACCATGCTGGTAGCAGCCGGACTTTTAGCATCGAAAAGTAGTGCCAGGTAAAATAGCACCGTCTCTGCGCCCTCGCGATAAACCGCTAAAAATACCGTCCACCAAAGCATCTTGCTATCGCCAGAACTTAGGCTGTTTGAAATTTGACCTTGGATATAGGCGCTCCACTTTTTGGAGCTTGCATTTGAAAGAAGCCAAAAGCCCACATAAAATAGCAGAACTACGGCGATTAACATCACCGCGCCCTCCATCACTTCGCGCGTTTGTCCTGCATTTTCGCTACCAAAGATATAATTCAGCCCGTAAGCTGTAGCGATACTTAGCACAACCGCGACGCCAAGAGCGCTGTAAACGATATTTAGGTGCCTTGAGTTGCCGGATTTTATAAGTAGAGCGATGACTGCGGCTACGATGATGAGCGCTTCAAATCCTTCACGCAAGATGATGATAAACGCGTATAAGAATAGATCCCAATTGCTTGATTTCTTCGTTAGCTCTAGGCTTTGGGTGAGCTGATCAAATAGCTTGTTTTGCGCCGCTACAATCTGCTCTTTGGAAGCACCCGCGCGCATAAGAGCCGAAATTTTATTAAAGCTTGCTTCGGTGTCTAGCTTAAGCTGAGTATTTTTAGCACCGACGATATTCTCCATGCCGCTCTCTTCGTATTCATCAAAGTAGATATTACCGCTCTCGTCGATCGCATCATCAACCTTGCCGCTTTCGTAAAGCTGCAAAACCTTAGCCATTTTGTCTTTGATATTTTGCACAATCGGCGTAAAATCCTTGCCCTCATCCTCGCTAGTATCGCTTTGTGCTAACGCAGTCTGCGGCGCTATGGAGTAGCTTTCTTGCGGCAAATCATTTACGGCTTTTAATGCTAGATTATCTAGGGCGTTTATCGCTTCGTCAAATTTTGATTTGTCCGTATCTGCATCCTCGCGCAAGAGATTTCCGATGATCTGCTGAATCGATTGATCGGTCTGAGATGAGACATATTTTCGCACTGCCTCCTCTAGACGTTCGTTGCGGTAGATATCAAATTTAGCGCGATTTAGCGCAGCTTTTAGCGCAGCAGTGTCTTTTTTATCAAACGCAGCTTTAGCATTATCCAGCTCAGTTTTAAATTCCGTATAGACGCTCATCCACGGCGAAGTTGTACCGGATGCTGCGGAATTCCCGCCTGAGGCTGGCACAGAAGTGCTGCCATCGCCTCCGTCTTGATACTCGGCTACGAGACGATGACCAGATTCAATCACAGGCAGAACCTCGTCAATCTCGCGATTTAGATTATCGATCATTGCTTGGATCTCATTTAGAGGCTTTTCAGCTTTGATCGCTTTACGGATATCGCCGAATTGCTTCTCCATATCGTAGGATTTTTTCTGACTTAAATTTATGCGAATGCCGGCTTCTAAATTTTCAAAATGCCCGAAATACGCCTCTTGGGTTATCTTTCTGGCCTCCGAGTTATTGCCGTCTACATAAAATTTAACCGCCTGGGCAAATTTTTCTTTAATCGCCGCCGCTTCGGCGCGATAATCGGTCTGCGCCAGCAACATGCAAAATGGAAAAATAAGAGCCAAAATCGCAAATTTAAAAAATTTCATCTGAACCTTCTTAAGTTAAATTTATACATTAAATTTCAAAATTAAGTAGCAATTATATGTAGAAAAATCTTAAAAAGTAATAAAAAAAGCGGTTATCATAAAGCACGAAAGCGGCTAAATTCTCAATTGCGAGAGCTTTTTGATAGATATAATTTAATAGAATTTAGGATATGGCGGAATTTTAAACGGCAGTCGGATTTTATTCCGACTGCTAAAATTTTAGTGAAGTTTCGACCAAATTTTACTTTTCCAAAGACCTGCAAAAACAGAAAGGATCAAGAAATAAATCATAATATTTATGGTTGTAGCTTCACGCTCGGCTTTTTTGCTGTCGCCTACGTCAGCCAGATACTCCACGACCTTGGCTTCAGCGTTTTCGTTCAAGCCTACGCGCGGCATCGAGGTGCCTGGAAGCTTCTTTTGCGTATCGTTGATAAACTCGTGCAGATAGTTGGCGCCCTTAGAACGGATCATCATCGAAAGATCAGGAGGCGTCGAGCCCATATACGCAGCCAAGCTAGCCTTGTCACTGGATGCAAATAGCTTATCATATTTGACGTCGTGGCATCTTAGACAAGCATCCTCAAAAACCGCCTTGTTTAAAAGGAATTTTTTCTGCGCTTCGTCTAGTTCGGTGCCTTGTTTGATGCCGCTAGCAGCAGCCTCAGAGGCGATTAGTTTATCCTCGCTAGGAGCGAGCGATTTTAGATAGGCTACGATATCGGCGATCTCTTGATTTAGATCACCG includes these proteins:
- a CDS encoding FTR1 family protein; the encoded protein is MKFFKFAILALIFPFCMLLAQTDYRAEAAAIKEKFAQAVKFYVDGNNSEARKITQEAYFGHFENLEAGIRINLSQKKSYDMEKQFGDIRKAIKAEKPLNEIQAMIDNLNREIDEVLPVIESGHRLVAEYQDGGDGSTSVPASGGNSAASGTTSPWMSVYTEFKTELDNAKAAFDKKDTAALKAALNRAKFDIYRNERLEEAVRKYVSSQTDQSIQQIIGNLLREDADTDKSKFDEAINALDNLALKAVNDLPQESYSIAPQTALAQSDTSEDEGKDFTPIVQNIKDKMAKVLQLYESGKVDDAIDESGNIYFDEYEESGMENIVGAKNTQLKLDTEASFNKISALMRAGASKEQIVAAQNKLFDQLTQSLELTKKSSNWDLFLYAFIIILREGFEALIIVAAVIALLIKSGNSRHLNIVYSALGVAVVLSIATAYGLNYIFGSENAGQTREVMEGAVMLIAVVLLFYVGFWLLSNASSKKWSAYIQGQISNSLSSGDSKMLWWTVFLAVYREGAETVLFYLALLFDAKSPAATSMVAAGFVAGLAALIIVYIVIKKFSLKIAIKPFFIATSVIIFYMSVVFVGKGVMELVEGKVFVPTVIDGLPTITWIGFYPYVQSLVPQAVMIVLLIVGILILKNKQKNKS